The following proteins are co-located in the Echinicola sp. 20G genome:
- a CDS encoding gliding motility lipoprotein GldH has protein sequence MLSRLVTLALILISFSACNNSRVYEEYQGMQKMSWAVTDTVTFEVDSHRERKVLSTLRVKYNDSYDYQNLYVRYLLKDSLNNTLDNELLNLNLFDPKTGKPLGEGFGNAFTQIDTLPLNNLLANSKIKVQLIQYMRSNELKGIESVGIKLEKE, from the coding sequence ATGTTAAGTCGATTAGTAACTTTAGCATTAATTCTTATATCATTTTCCGCTTGTAACAATTCTCGGGTTTACGAGGAGTATCAAGGAATGCAGAAAATGTCATGGGCAGTAACTGACACAGTTACCTTTGAAGTAGATAGTCATAGAGAACGAAAAGTACTATCAACTTTGAGGGTCAAATACAATGACAGTTATGATTACCAAAACCTTTATGTGAGGTATCTTTTAAAAGATAGCCTTAACAACACCTTGGACAATGAGCTTTTAAATTTAAACCTCTTTGATCCAAAGACAGGAAAGCCACTTGGCGAAGGGTTTGGTAACGCATTCACCCAAATAGACACTCTTCCGCTTAATAACCTACTTGCCAATAGCAAAATTAAAGTTCAGCTCATCCAATATATGAGAAGCAATGAGCTTAAGGGAATTGAATCTGTAGGAATCAAATTAGAAAAGGAGTGA